AGAAAGCAAGAGGTCGCCAGAATGCTCGGCGGCAGGGAAATAACCGAAAAGACAATCGAACACGCCGCTGAATTTCTGGAAAGAAGGCGGAAACGATGAACCGGGAACAGAATATCAACGACATCATCAAACAGGGAAAAGGATTGACCGCTGTTCTGTTCAACAGTTCTATCACCGTAGCCAATGTTATAACGGTCTCAAGACTTCTCCTTCTTCCGTTTATAATCTATTTCATCATCACCGGTCAGCGGACCACCGCCTTCATCATATTGCTGATCTCCCTGCTTTCAGATGCGGTCGACGGTTACCTCGCAAGAAGATTAAAGCAGGAATCAGAAATAGGAAAATATCTTGATCCGCTGGTCGATAAAATTTCATTAACTACGGTGTTGATTACACTTTTTTTGATCAAAGCGATACCCTTATGGGGGATTATAATTATCGTATTAAGGGATGTCCTGATTCTTATAGGAAGTTTTG
The sequence above is a segment of the candidate division WOR-3 bacterium genome. Coding sequences within it:
- a CDS encoding CDP-alcohol phosphatidyltransferase family protein codes for the protein MNREQNINDIIKQGKGLTAVLFNSSITVANVITVSRLLLLPFIIYFIITGQRTTAFIILLISLLSDAVDGYLARRLKQESEIGKYLDPLVDKISLTTVLITLFLIKAIPLWGIIIIVLRDVLILIGSFVLLKHKSKVFKSHVVGKITGVILGAIICSFTLNWNKLGEILLYISIPAIVVSFGIYLKRYISTMKGAE